The Halobacillus amylolyticus nucleotide sequence AGAACTTAAGAAAAAGTACAGCATTGTCATTGTTACACACAACATGCAGCAAGCAGCTCGTATCTCCGATAAAACGGCCTTTTTCTTAAATGGGGAATTGATCGAATTTGCAGAGACAGATGATTTATTTCAAAACCCAAAAGACAAGCGTACAGAAGACTATATTACCGGACGCTTTGGATAATAAATATTAGGAAGGCGGTTTTTTCATGCCAATTCGTGTTCAGTTTGAAGAGGACCTACAAAGTATAAAAGATCAAATTAAACAGCTTTCCCTTGACGTGAAAGAATCACTGGATACGGCCATTCACGTGTTGTATCAAGGCGATGTAGACAAAGCAAAACAGATCATGAAAGATGACGTGCTGATTGATGACAAAGAAGGACAAATTAATGAAGAAGCGATTTTGACGATTGCTAAACAACAGCCTGTAGCAACAGACTTACGCCGTTTAATTGTGGCTATAAAAATATCCTCTGATCTTGAAAGAATGGCCGATCATTCAAAAAATATAGCTAAGGCTACGATTCACCTAGGCCCCAATCACGGGATTAAAATCAACCCTAATCTACGTGAAATGGCCGTTCTCGCTATGGATATGGTCGACTTAGCTATTAAAGCATTCGAACATGAAGATATTTCGTTAGCACAGAAGCTTGCGGAAATGGATGATGAGATTGATGAGCTATATGGAAAAAGTGTTCGTGAACTCCTAGAGGTCACAGCAGTTAATCCAGAGCAAATCCAGCACATTATGCAAATGGCTTATACAGCAAGATATATTGAACGATTCGCCGACCATATTACGAATATAGGGGAAAGTGTCTTCTATCTAGTAAAAGGCAAAACCTACGATTTAAATAAGTAGTTAGAAAGTGTAGAGGGGGTTTAGACCTGCATTCATAAGCGGAGGCGCCCAGTTATTGTTATCTGGAAGTAATTCCTTATAAAAAGGCTGACTCAAGATTGAGTCAGCCTTTTTAGTTTGATGTAATAACATCGGCAATTTGTTCCCTCGACATCTCTTCAGAAACTTCAAACTCACCAATTTGTATGTAGCGACTGTAACCTTCTTCACGCATATATTGATCAAAGGACTGCGCATCTTCAATCAGGCCCCGATCAGACAGTAATTCGCTAATATCAGTTGAACTCATACCAGATTCAATTTCTAAGGTTATGTTTTCTGGCTCTTTGTCACTTTGACTAGTGGTAGTTTCTCCAACATTATTGGATTCTGCTTTTGGAGCTACCATAGATTTCAACTGCTCGTCAGTTAAAACATTGTAGCCTTTATCTTCGAGATTTTGAATGATTACATTTTCCGACAGTTGTGAAGCGCCGCTTGAAGCTTCGCCGGGTCCCATCCAATAAAAAATACTTAAGATAAGCGTCGCGGCCATTAATCCTACTGAGAATGAACGTACAGTTTGCTTCATCTCGCTGCTCCCTCATTTTTAAATTGAAGAATGATGGAATGAACATCGTGTTCATTTAAATTGGTATCCTTTGCGATTTCTGATGGGGAATACCCCTTCATGTGCATGGTTTGTACCCGGGTAACTAAAGGTGGTTTCTGTGACTTTTGGTAGTGGGACTGCCTTAGAATGTCCTCCGTCAGATCGCCCGAGAGCAGCTCTTCCTCTAGAACATTTAATTTTTTCTTCATTTGATAGCTGTCTTGCATAAATTGCAGTGACAACTGCTCTACTTGGTCTTCCACATCCTTAAGCCGATCATTCATGAAAAATGAGAGAATAAACAAGATAATGGCAATTGAGGATAGTGTAACTAGTACAGGGATCATTTACTTTCACTCCTATCTCTTCCACGTTCATTTATACCATAGAATAGGAAGGATATCTATGCATATTTCGTATATTTACAAGAATACATACTTGAAAGCTGTGGGAACATTTGATACTATTATAAGGTCTGATTATGTGGATAAGACAGTGAACTGAATCATGATTTGGAGGGATAAACCATGCGTGTAAACATTACACTTGCTTGCACTGAAACCGGTGATCGTAATTATATTACTACAAAAAATAAGCGTACGAACCCTGAGCGTCTTGAGCTTAATAAATACAGCCCACGCCTAGGTAAGTACACGCTTCATCGCGAAACTAAATAAACAGCAGGAGATACTCCTGCTGTTTTTTTGTAGACAAGAAAGGAGCAGCCGATGGAGAAAAAGGAGTGGCGCATTAAAGGGAAGGACTTGTTACGTTCTTTTTCGGTGTTAGAAAAAGAACGTATCGAAGAGGCCATACATAATCAATTATTTCAATCAGAGCTATGGAGTTCAGCCGGTGTGATTGCCGTAACTGTTTCCCTTCCTGACGAGTGGTCGACTAAGCCGATCATCGAACGAGCGTGGGCTGAAGGCAAGAAGCTGGTTGTGCCTAAATGTGACCCGAAATCGAAAAGGCTCACATTTTACAGCTTAACGAGTTATGACCAATTAGAGTCTGTTTATTATGGGTTACAAGAACCGTCTCCTGTAACATCCGAAGCCATAAGCAAAGAAGAGATCGAACTATTGATCGTACCAGGGCTGATATTCGATCATAAAGGCTATCGGATTGGATTTGGCGGGGGTTTTTATGACCGATTTCTCACAGACTTCAATGGGATAACTGTTTCACTTATATCCGAGAAACAGTTAACAACCAAGCTACCGTCTGAAACATTCGATATTCCTGTACAGCATATTATTACTGAAAAGAAATGGCTTAGGATACAAACCTAAATTCCTGCATGTATTTTAGAATAATGGCTTCAAAGAAGAGAACAATAATCGTAAATGAAAATGAGGTGAGTGGAAAATGACTCGCGTTTTTACGTGGATGATTGTTGTTCTTTCTCTTGGCACAGTGATTTACCGTTATCGTTATAAAACGTTGGATTTGCTAACTGCTGTTCCCTATTTAAGACGATGGCTCATCCAGCAGACAATGAGTGTACCCTATGTGAGAAGAAAATTAGTTTCTAATATGTTTAAATAGTCTAGACTGTCAGTGTGCTGACAGTCTTTTCTTTTTCAAAAAGATCACAGTTCGACTTTTGAGCGTTTATTTTCTCTCTGATAAAGCAAGTGCTTCGCTTCGTTTTAGTATGACATGCTATGATAAATGTGTAGTAGAGAGGGGAGCAGATTTGTTTATTAAACAAGAATATTTTTTTTGGAAGCTTGCCCATGACCTCGTTAGTCATCAAGACTTTGAAATTTTACATGTAAATGTTGATAATAGTGAAGTATGGCTTGAAAAAGATAAGGGAGGCAAGGTTCAAGTTATCCGTCTATTTCACGGTCAATTTAATTGGCGGAATCAATTGATTCGCGATTTAGAAAGGGTCAAATTACAGATGAAACAAAATAAGCGTTTGTTTCGTGGCAAACGTTTATCCTTATATTGCCTTTATATTTCAGAATACCCTCCTGTTGACGAGTGGGAGAATGTTAAACAAAACGAACTTACGAATCACACGCAAACGGCTATTCATTACTTAGATGATGACCACAAAATGGATCGTGTAAACGCACTTTATGAAGAGTTAGGATTAGGAATGCAAGTGCCAGATCTATCACTTGAGATCAATGAGCATGAGGCAGAAGTGCAAGTCCATTATATGAAGCAGCTCACTGCCGCAAACCAACGTAAGAAAAAGCGCGAGGGTGAAGCATTATTTACATTTGGAAAACCAATTCTTACGTATGTACTCCTCGCGCTAAATGTGCTTGTTTATTTGTTTATCGAGTACAAAGGAAGCAGCACCTCTATTACAACATTGATTGAATATGGTGCCAAATATAACCCGGCGATTGTTGACGGGGAGTGGTGGCGCATCCTGAGCTCAATGTTTCTTCATATCGGGACATTACATCTATTAATGAATATGCTCGCCTTATACTATTTAGGGACAGCTGTAGAAAGGATATACGGAACTCTTCGTTTCACATCTATTTATTTCTTAGCCGGTATTTTTGGCGGACTAGCGAGCTTTATGTTAAATCCACAGGTGGCAGCTGGTGCATCAGGAGCGATTTTCGGGCTGTTCGGTGCACTCTTATATTTTGGCGTCCACTATAAACGGCTTTTTTTTCGAACAATGGGATATAATTTAATTTTTGTTATAGGAATTAACCTTGCTTTTGGGATACTTGTCCCTCAAGTTGACAACGGAGCCCATATGGGTGGTTTGCTAGGTGGCTTTATTGCGTCCGCTATCTGCAACCTTCCTAAAAAAAAGCAATGGGGGTTTCAAAGCCTGGCAGCTGTGGCTTACACTTTAGCTATTGTGGTGATGATCTTTCTCGGAATTCAGCAAACGGATGAGGAATCATATGCCCTCATACAGGTTCAACAATCCCAAGAGTTAAATGAGCAGCAAAATTTTCAAAAAGCCATTGATCTGACAAATGAAGCTCTGGATAAACCTGGTGATTTTGAAGCAGAACTCCTCTTTAATCGATCTTATGCTTATACGCAGACAGGACAGCTTAACCAAGCTCAAAAGGATCTAGAACAAGTTATTGAACTAGATCCGGAGTTTGCCGAGGCACATTACAATTTAGCCCTCATATACAGACAGATGGGAAAGATCGATAAGTCAGGAAGACATGCAGATGAAGCGGCAAGGCTTAAACCTGACAACGAACAGTTTCAAGAGTTAAATCAAAGTTTCAATCAATAATATTGTATGAGTTGATGTTTCTCTCCTGCATCATCTTCATAAAGGACAATTAAATGCTTGCCATTTTTATCAAGAAGAATCAGTGGAATATAACTCTGGATAGGATGCTTGGATTGTGAGTCTTCAATGCCGAGCACATAGTTTTTATATAATCCTTCCCAAAGCTGTCCTAAAATCCGGTCAAACTCTGCTCCCGTTGTACCTGGAAAAGGATTTTCTTTACTAAAAGCAGTGAGTTCAGTTAACGGGATGTGGATATATTTTTCCCTAGGTATTTGATAGTGATGAATAAGCTCGTCCCACTGTGCTTCTAATTGCTGATCAATGGCATGATCCAGCTTTCCTGTCCATTCTTTTTCTTCAGTTGACTGCGCCTTGTGAAATGCGGTTTTTTTCGAGTGTGGAGAGTCAATGATGTAAAGCGTGTCGTTAGATGTGGCTTGTATGCTTTTGATCTCATCTTTCTCCCCGTGTATTTCGCCGTGATGAAAGGAGATGGCTTCATACTTTTTACTGTCCTCGCCTTGCAGTACTGTCTGTTTTTCAATGTGTTGCGCGTTTTCCTTCCATTTGTTGACTACACCTTTTAAACGCCCATTTACATATAGCAGTGATACGTCCTGGCGCAAATACATGGAGTCATTGCTAGAGGAGGCCACGTCCCATTTTATTTCATCATTATCCTCATCATCTGAAGTAGTCAAGGTTGTGGAAGCCTCCGTAAAATAATGGCTATCATCAATTGGAAAGTATTTAATAACTGCCATGTCTCTTGAAGATATAAAAAAATACGTAAAAACGATTGCTATAAACCCTATAAATGCAAACATCCAAACATGTTTCATCTCCGAGCATCTCCTTTGTTAATAGATGGTGCTTATGCTTTTCTTGATAGAAGGTTGTATAAAAAACTTATGATACTGGAGGAATTTACATGCAAAAAAATAACAATTATATCGTTGATCATTTAAAACAACTCACTTCTATCCCGAGTCCATCGGGTTATACAAAGGAAATAATGAAATATTGTGAAAACGTATTACGTGTGAAAGGTGTAAACACATATATGACAAAAAAAGGTGCACTTATTGCAACAATAAAAGGGGCGAATGAGGAGAAGCAGCGTATGCTCACAGCCCACCTTGATACATTAGGCGCTATGGTCAAAGAAATAAAGCCTAACGGTAAACTGAAACTATCCATGATTGGCGGATTCATGTGGAATAGTGTAGAAGGCGAGTATTGCACCATTCATTCAAATAACGTCGACTATAGTGGGACGATATTGATGGAACAAGCATCTGTCCATGTTTATAGAAATGCGAAGGAAGAAAAACGTGACGATACAAATATTGAAGTAAGAATAGATGAACAAGTGGAAAACCGTGAAGATGTTCTGCAGTTAGGGATTCAGGTGGGAGATTTTGTTTCGTTTGCTCCACGCTTCGAACACTTGGATAGTGGATATATTAAGTCACGCCACTTAGATGATAAAGCAAGTGCTGCTATACTTTTGCATATGCTTGAAGAATTGATTGAGGAGCAAATTCAGCTCCCTTATACAACCCACTTTTTCTTTTCTAATAATGAAGAAATTGGCTACGGTGCAAATGCGTCGATTCCAGAGGCAGTTGAGGAATATGTAGCAGTGGATATGGGGGCAATAGGCGACGGACAAGCATCAACAGAATATGATGTGTCGATTTGTGCTAAGGATTCATCAGGTCCCTATCATTTAGAACTGAAGAATCAAATGGTACGCCTAGCTGAAGAAAATAAATTAGGTTATAAAATAGATATCTATCCTTTTTATGGTTCAGATGCGTCAGCAGCTATTCGTGCTGGGTTCGATATTAAACATGGGCTTGTCGGACCGGGGATTGATGCCTCTCATTCTTTTGAGCGGACGCATAGCGATTCTCTAATCCATACCTTTCGTTTGCTTATGAGCTACATCCAGTCTTCAATGATCTAGTTGTAAGATTTAAAACACCCTTCCTTTGGCCGTTCATGCCGTTTTCTTTTAGGGCTTACCATGATATCTTCATACGTGCACCAATCCCTCTTAAAAATCGTCGTCCTGTTTTTCTACACCCTAAAGGCCCTGACAAGAAAAGTCGGGGTTTTTTTTATTCCATGAGTACATGGTATAATAGGAACGGTGATGTAAATGAAAACAATCTATGATATTCAGCAGCTTTTAAAACAATTCGGAACGTTCATTTATGTTGGAGATCGTTTAGCTGAACTGGAGTTAATGGAGCAAGAAATACAGGAGCTTAATCAAGCACAATTTATAGCAAAAGAGGATTACCAGATGGCGATTTTACTGTTACACAGGGAAATTGCTAAAATGAAAGATGAACGAAAAGGGGAGACAGGCACATGAGTGAAAACTACTGTTTTGGTGTTGACGTTGGGGGGACAACGATAAAACTCGCAGTACTCTCTACTAAGGGAGATATTTTGAAAAAATGGGAAATTCCTACTAATAAAAGTGAACAAGGCAGATATATTCCACAGGACATCCACAAGACAATTGATTCAGCACAAACTGAATTAGCCCTACATAAGTCAAACGTTCTTGGTATTGGCGTCGGAGCACCGGGCTTTGTTGATACCAAGACTGGATATATTTACGAAGCTGTAAATATTGGATGGAAGAATTTTGATTTTGGTAAACAGCTTGCTAATTTATCAGGCTACCCTGTATGGGTGGATAATGATGCCAACTTAGCCGCTCTTGGAGAGAATTGGTTAGGAGCTGGCGGAGGAGTTGAAAATTTAATTGCTGTAACGCTCGGGACTGGCGTTGGCGGGGGAATTATCGCCAACGGGAAAATTATCAGCGGCGCAAATGGAATGGCAGCTGAAATTGGTCATATGACAGTTATCAGGAGTGGTGGAGCAGCTTGTAACTGTGGCAAATCAGGGTGTCTAGAGACAGAAACTTCTGCAACGGGAATTGTAAGAAAAGCGAAAGAAGTGTTATCAGAATATCCCAGTTCTTCACTAAATTCGTTTACATCGATCACAGCTAAAGATGTCTTTCAAGCAGCAGCTGATCACGATGAAGCAGCTAGTAAGGTCATAGCATCTGTCATAGACACGCTAGGGCTAACTATAGCAAATTTAGCAATCGCCATTAATCCAAACAAGATAGTCATCGGCGGAGGAGTCTCTAAAGCAGGGGTACAGCTTTTACAGCCGCTCAAAGAAGCTTTTAGAACCTATGCGTTAACACGTACAGCTGAAGCTTGCACGTTTGAAATAGCCGAGCTTGGAAATGATGCAGGCGTGATCGGAGGGGCTTATTTGGTAAAAGAGAATCTATAGACAGATGGGAAAGAAGCCAAAGATTGGGCTTCTTTTCTGTTTGTGTAGGGTTTCTTTTTTTACAGACGTCTATTAAAATAAATGGGTACCTGGAAACTAACATCTGATGGATCTATAAAGAAATATGAAACTTTTAAGGACCTATTTTCGTCATATAAGAGGAAACGGTTTAATAATTATGATACGTGGAATTTATTAAAGATAAAGTGTGTCCTAGTAAATTATATGTAATTTTTTATGAATGCACTGGATGAAGGAGGAAACCTGATGCAATTAAACAAATTGCGAATACCTTTATTCGTTATTGTATCTATTTTATTTGGGTTGAAAACTTATATTGTATATAGGTTCATGTTTGACCTGTCTATAGAAAATGCACTGCAAGAATTTATTTTGTTCTTCAACCCAATAGCTAGTGCGTATTTAGTTTTCGCTATCAGCGTTTGGTTGAAGCCTAAGAATCAAATGAAGTATATAAGATGGACCGCATTCATTGGTTCTGTAGTGCTCTATATTAATTTAGTCTTTTATCGAAACTTTACGGACTTCATTACAATACCTGTATTATTTCAAGGGAACAACGCCGCCGACTTAACATCAAGTATTCTTACACTGATTCATGTGGAGGATTTGTTGTTAATTTTAGATGTCGTCGTCATCTGGGTTCTTAGTAAGAAAAAGTTTGATCTGTCTGTTAGTTTTTCAAAAAGCGGAAAAATTGCCGCTACAGCTGTTACCTTCTTATTGTTAGCAGGGAATGTTGCATTAGCTGAGATGGAACGTCCAATGCTCTTTGTACGTGCATTTGATCGTGAATATTTAGTGAAGAATATCGGTGTATATAACTATCATGTTTATGATGCTATGATGCAAACGAAGACAAAGGCACAGCGCGTGTTTGCTGATAGCAGTGAAATTAGTGAAATTGAAAATTATATTCAAGAAAATGCGGATACAGATAAAAAATCAGAGCTATTTGGAATCGCCGAAGACAAGAATATGATTTTCGTAAGTATAGAATCATTTCAAAACTTTCTCTTGGACTCGAAGATTAATGGAGAAGAAACCACCCCTTTTCTTAATGATTTAAAAGAAAGACAAGACACAATATGGTTTAAGAACTTTTATCATCAAACAGCTCAAGGGAAGACATCAGATTCAGAGTTTATTGTGGAAAATTCACTCTATCCACTGGGTAGGGGAGCGGTTTACTTTACAAATGCTCAAAATGAATACAATGCTTTACCTGAAATATTAAACAAGCATGGGTACACGTCATCTGTCTTTCACGCCAACAATAAGAGTTTTTGGAACAGAGACGTCATGTATGAAAATGTTGGTTATGATAAATTTTATGGAGAACAATCGTATAATGTAACTGAAGAGAATTCTTTCGGTTGGGGTCTTGAAGATAAAGCGTTTTTCTCACAATCGATCGATGAATTGAAACAGCAGGAAGAACCTTTTTATAGTAAGTTTATTACCCTTACTCATCACTTCCCATTTGAGATACCTGAAGAAAAAGCAAGTATCGACAAGTACGATTCAGGTTCGGAGACATTAAATAATTATTTCCAAACGGCCCGCTATACGGACGAAGCACTTAAGCAATTCTTCCAACAGCTGAAGGAATCGGGAATTTATAAGGATTCGATTATTGTTCTTATGGGAGACCACTATGGAATTAGTGAATTCCATAACAATGCGATGGGGGAATTTCTGAATAAGGAAATTACTCCTTATGAACACATCCAATTGCAACGTGTTCCATTCATGATTCATATTCCAGGCTATGAGAATGGGGGGATTCGCGAAGAAGTTGTTGGACAAATCGATGTCAAACCTACATTATTAAGCCTTCT carries:
- a CDS encoding 5-formyltetrahydrofolate cyclo-ligase, producing MEKKEWRIKGKDLLRSFSVLEKERIEEAIHNQLFQSELWSSAGVIAVTVSLPDEWSTKPIIERAWAEGKKLVVPKCDPKSKRLTFYSLTSYDQLESVYYGLQEPSPVTSEAISKEEIELLIVPGLIFDHKGYRIGFGGGFYDRFLTDFNGITVSLISEKQLTTKLPSETFDIPVQHIITEKKWLRIQT
- a CDS encoding rhomboid family intramembrane serine protease, producing MFIKQEYFFWKLAHDLVSHQDFEILHVNVDNSEVWLEKDKGGKVQVIRLFHGQFNWRNQLIRDLERVKLQMKQNKRLFRGKRLSLYCLYISEYPPVDEWENVKQNELTNHTQTAIHYLDDDHKMDRVNALYEELGLGMQVPDLSLEINEHEAEVQVHYMKQLTAANQRKKKREGEALFTFGKPILTYVLLALNVLVYLFIEYKGSSTSITTLIEYGAKYNPAIVDGEWWRILSSMFLHIGTLHLLMNMLALYYLGTAVERIYGTLRFTSIYFLAGIFGGLASFMLNPQVAAGASGAIFGLFGALLYFGVHYKRLFFRTMGYNLIFVIGINLAFGILVPQVDNGAHMGGLLGGFIASAICNLPKKKQWGFQSLAAVAYTLAIVVMIFLGIQQTDEESYALIQVQQSQELNEQQNFQKAIDLTNEALDKPGDFEAELLFNRSYAYTQTGQLNQAQKDLEQVIELDPEFAEAHYNLALIYRQMGKIDKSGRHADEAARLKPDNEQFQELNQSFNQ
- a CDS encoding ROK family glucokinase; its protein translation is MSENYCFGVDVGGTTIKLAVLSTKGDILKKWEIPTNKSEQGRYIPQDIHKTIDSAQTELALHKSNVLGIGVGAPGFVDTKTGYIYEAVNIGWKNFDFGKQLANLSGYPVWVDNDANLAALGENWLGAGGGVENLIAVTLGTGVGGGIIANGKIISGANGMAAEIGHMTVIRSGGAACNCGKSGCLETETSATGIVRKAKEVLSEYPSSSLNSFTSITAKDVFQAAADHDEAASKVIASVIDTLGLTIANLAIAINPNKIVIGGGVSKAGVQLLQPLKEAFRTYALTRTAEACTFEIAELGNDAGVIGGAYLVKENL
- a CDS encoding autophagy-related protein 27, with amino-acid sequence MTRVFTWMIVVLSLGTVIYRYRYKTLDLLTAVPYLRRWLIQQTMSVPYVRRKLVSNMFK
- a CDS encoding M42 family metallopeptidase — its product is MQKNNNYIVDHLKQLTSIPSPSGYTKEIMKYCENVLRVKGVNTYMTKKGALIATIKGANEEKQRMLTAHLDTLGAMVKEIKPNGKLKLSMIGGFMWNSVEGEYCTIHSNNVDYSGTILMEQASVHVYRNAKEEKRDDTNIEVRIDEQVENREDVLQLGIQVGDFVSFAPRFEHLDSGYIKSRHLDDKASAAILLHMLEELIEEQIQLPYTTHFFFSNNEEIGYGANASIPEAVEEYVAVDMGAIGDGQASTEYDVSICAKDSSGPYHLELKNQMVRLAEENKLGYKIDIYPFYGSDASAAIRAGFDIKHGLVGPGIDASHSFERTHSDSLIHTFRLLMSYIQSSMI
- a CDS encoding LTA synthase family protein; this encodes MQLNKLRIPLFVIVSILFGLKTYIVYRFMFDLSIENALQEFILFFNPIASAYLVFAISVWLKPKNQMKYIRWTAFIGSVVLYINLVFYRNFTDFITIPVLFQGNNAADLTSSILTLIHVEDLLLILDVVVIWVLSKKKFDLSVSFSKSGKIAATAVTFLLLAGNVALAEMERPMLFVRAFDREYLVKNIGVYNYHVYDAMMQTKTKAQRVFADSSEISEIENYIQENADTDKKSELFGIAEDKNMIFVSIESFQNFLLDSKINGEETTPFLNDLKERQDTIWFKNFYHQTAQGKTSDSEFIVENSLYPLGRGAVYFTNAQNEYNALPEILNKHGYTSSVFHANNKSFWNRDVMYENVGYDKFYGEQSYNVTEENSFGWGLEDKAFFSQSIDELKQQEEPFYSKFITLTHHFPFEIPEEKASIDKYDSGSETLNNYFQTARYTDEALKQFFQQLKESGIYKDSIIVLMGDHYGISEFHNNAMGEFLNKEITPYEHIQLQRVPFMIHIPGYENGGIREEVVGQIDVKPTLLSLLGIEAENDLSFGVDMFVEGSKKFTALRDGSFITEKYVYTEGTCYDRETGEPLESENEACKPTKKQVEKELSYSDKIIYGDLFRFYDFTDEK
- the phoU gene encoding phosphate signaling complex protein PhoU, with translation MPIRVQFEEDLQSIKDQIKQLSLDVKESLDTAIHVLYQGDVDKAKQIMKDDVLIDDKEGQINEEAILTIAKQQPVATDLRRLIVAIKISSDLERMADHSKNIAKATIHLGPNHGIKINPNLREMAVLAMDMVDLAIKAFEHEDISLAQKLAEMDDEIDELYGKSVRELLEVTAVNPEQIQHIMQMAYTARYIERFADHITNIGESVFYLVKGKTYDLNK
- a CDS encoding YqgQ family protein, with protein sequence MKTIYDIQQLLKQFGTFIYVGDRLAELELMEQEIQELNQAQFIAKEDYQMAILLLHREIAKMKDERKGETGT
- the rpmG gene encoding 50S ribosomal protein L33, whose translation is MRVNITLACTETGDRNYITTKNKRTNPERLELNKYSPRLGKYTLHRETK